One genomic segment of Ricinus communis isolate WT05 ecotype wild-type chromosome 5, ASM1957865v1, whole genome shotgun sequence includes these proteins:
- the LOC8258452 gene encoding 30S ribosomal protein S5, chloroplastic yields MAATTITSSALSSLSLHTTSTPRFSLLKPIINKPFSSFSPRLTQFLSLSSQPITITTASSSDIDTTFFDNLNPEDDIVFDPPTPPEDFVPPPSFDEEPMETEEEIAAAYEDLYGAGYSGVSYLGNDVYVMDSKVKKTTGFGSKGKREKIRDGFEERVVQVRRVTKVVKGGKQLHFRAIVVVGDKQGQVGVGVGKAKEVIAAVQKSAVNARRNIITVPMTKYLTFPHRSDGDYGAAKVMLRPASPGTGVIAGGAVRIVLEMAGVENALGKQIGSKNALNNARATVVAVQKMRQFSDVARERGIPMEELWK; encoded by the exons ATGGCAGCAACAACGATAACATCATCAGCTCTCTCCTCACTCTCTCTGCACACTACAAGTACTCCTCGCTTTTCTCTTCTAAAACCCATTATCAACAAACCCTTCTCTTCCTTCTCTCCCAGATTAACCCaattcctctctctctcttcacAACCCATCACAATTACGACAGCCAGTTCAAGTGACATTGACACTACATTCTTTGACAATCTCAACCCAGAAGACGACATCGTCTTTGACCCACCAACCCCACCTGAAGACTTCGTTCCTCCACCTTCTTTCGATGAAGAACCCATGGAAACTGAAGAAGAAATTGCAGCTGCTTATGAGGATCTGTACGGAGCCGGATATAGCGGAGTTAGTTATTTGGGTAACGATGTCTACGTAATGGATTCCAAAGTGAAGAAAACAACTGGGTTTGGGTCAAAagggaaaagagagaaaattagaGATGGATTTGAAGAGAGAGTGGTTCAAGTGAGAAGAGTAACTAAGGTTGTTAAAGGAGGGAAACAGTTACATTTTAGAGCAATTGTCGTTGTTGGTGATAAGCAAGGCCAAGTTGGTGTTGGTGTTGGTAAAGCTAAGGAAGTTATTGCCGCTGTTCAGAAATCTGCTGTTAATGCTAGAAGGAACATTATTACTGTACCTATGACTAAGTACTTGACTTTTCCACACAG ATCTGATGGAGATTATGGGGCAGCAAAGGTGATGCTTAGACCTGCCTCACCTGGTACTGGAGTGATTGCTGGAGGTGCTGTGAGGATTGTTCTAGAGATGGCTGGTGTGGAGAATGCTTTGGGAAAGCAAATTGGGAGTAAGAATGCCCTCAACAATGCCAGAGCTACTGTCGTTGCTGTGCAGAAAATGAGGCAATTCAGTGATGTTGCTCGTGAGCGTGGGATCCCAATGGAAGAACTATGGAAGTGA
- the LOC8258453 gene encoding transcriptional corepressor LEUNIG_HOMOLOG isoform X2 produces the protein MASSDEDYKYWDAKNMLDLYLHDYLVKKKLHKTAAIFRKEADVASTSVAIDSFDGFLTEWWSVFYEIFASRQLKHQEAQPNSIVQAGQMTHNDLQNVYPIMPPLAKNQQRPEQYPVGPDNNKMLGRPPTFILPARMYDQQQQLRQPISNLTPTNLQQQTRNLGTQLVVTNRKANSIAGANPTGVNQVPLDGWLSNLLMQTPNGARQFPTPTNQLQQNLLGQPLALTPANFYGRCLILPKTNLSGKGAQMMVQTKQIEERQDGHNRHPRQQLPDNGRKRRRLSDSRARGNILGSAEAEVDKPVDEVESFLSTVDDYISDNECTPLGTLKYRDSACRRTGQKGFTFQEIGCLHSSKSKVFCCQFSSNGKVLASAGHDKKVFFWNMESFDFNDSSEGHSSLITDVRFKPDSTILATSSFDRTLQIWDATKLTGHSTSASQNWGSWINQGASNHRLDHIVSDVIPTKSLFKLLGHAEQVMALDFHPRNGDVLCSCDSNDEIRLWNVNRGACIKVSKGATKQVRFQPQCGQLLATASGNSINVIDVENNSRIQFNLKGHAKQILSLCWDISGKYIASVSEDSARVWSLASGGNCMNELHSNGNKFQSCAFHPGYPELLMIGGYQSLELWNPIDDNKTQSISAHNGLISALAGSLETEMIASASHDRCVKLWK, from the exons ATGGCTTCATCAGATGAAGATTACAAATACTGGGATGCTAAAAATAT GCTTGATTTGTACTTGCACGATTATTTGGTGAAAAAGAAGCTACATAAAACTGCTGCAATATTCAGAAAAGAAGCAGATGTTGCTTCAACTTCTGTAG CGATAGATTCATTTGATGGGTTTTTAACTGAATGGTGGTCAGTATTTTACGAAATTTTTGCGTCTAGGCAACTTAAGCATCAGGAGGCCCAACCAAACTCCATTGTTCAG gCTGGACAAATGACACACAACGACTTGCAAAATGTCTATCCAATTATGCCACCGTTGGCCAAAAATCAGCAGAGGCCAGAACAGTATCCTGTTGGCCCTgacaataataaaatgttGGGCCGCCCTCCTACTTTCATTCTGCCTGCAAGAATGTATGATCAACAGCAGCAACTTAGGCAGCCTATCAGCAACTTAACTCCTAC CAATCTCCAGCAGCAAACTAGGAATCTGGGTACACAGCTAGTTGTAACG AATAGAAAGGCCAACAGCATCGCTGGAGCTAATCCTACGG GAGTCAATCAAGTGCCTTTGGACGGGTGGCTTTCAAATTTACTTATGCAGACACCAAACGGTGCGCGACAGTTTCCCACGCCAACAAACCAACTCCAACAGAATCTGTTGGGCCAGCCCTTGGCACTGACACCTGCTAATTTTTATGGTCGATGTCTGATACTTCCCAAGACTAATTTGAGTGGAAAAGGCGCACAG ATGATGGTCCAAACGAAGCAAATTGAAGAGCGCCAAGATGGTCATAATCGGCATCCGCGGCAGCAGTTACCAGAC AATGGAAGAAAGCGAAGAAGATTATCAGATTCAAGAGCCAGAGGCAACATTTTG GGTAGTGCGGAGGCTGAAGTCGATAAACCTGTGGATGAAGTCGAATCCTTTCTGTCTACTGTTGATGATTACATAAGCGACAATGAATGCACTCCTCTTGGCACTTTGAAATATCGTGATTCAGCTTGTAGAAGAACTGGTCAGAAAG GCTTTACCTTTCAAGAGATTGGTTGCCTTCACTCGAGCAAAAGCAAGGTGTTTTGCTGCCAATTTTCATCTAACGGGAAAGTATTAGCCAGTGCTGGACATGACAAGAAG GTTTTCTTTTGGAATATGgaaagttttgattttaatgaTTCATCAGAAGGACATTCTTCTCTAATTACAGATGTTCGATTTAAACCAGATTCAACTATACTCGCCACATCTTCCTTTGATAGAACACTGCAAATATGGGATGCAACCAAA TTAACGGGTCATTCTACTTCTGCAAGTCAAAATTGGGGCTCTTGGATTAACCAAGGAGCTTCAAATCACAGGCTGGATCACATTGTGTCTGATGTCATT CCGACCAAATCATTGTTTAAGCTTCTTGGGCATGCTGAACAAGTGATGGCATTGGATTTTCATCCAAGAAACGGGGACGTCCTTTGTTCATGCGACAGTAATGATGAGATCCGATTATGGAATGTCAACCGTGGTGCTTGCATAAAAGTCTCTAAG GGAGCCACTAAACAAGTCAGATTCCAGCCTCAATGTGGCCAGTTATTGGCTACTGCCTCTGGAAATAGTATCAATGTAATCGATGTTGAGAATAATAGCCGCATCCAATTCAACTTGAAG GGTCATGCGAAACAAATCCTGTCACTTTGCTGGGATATCAGTGGAAAATATATTGCATCTGTCAGTGAAGATAGTGCACGAGTGTGGTCACTTGCATCGGGTGGAAATTGCATGAACGAGTTGCATTCAAATGGCAACAAGTTCCAATCATGCGCCTTTCATCCTGGATATCCGGAACTCCTGATGATTGGTGGTTACCAG TCCCTTGAGCTGTGGAATCCAATAGATGATAATAAGACACAATCAATCTCAGCACATAATGGGTTAATTTCTGCACTGGCTGGTTCACTGGAGACTGAAATGATTGCATCAGCAAGCCATGACCGGTGTGTCAAGTTATGGAAATGA
- the LOC8258453 gene encoding transcriptional corepressor LEUNIG_HOMOLOG isoform X1, with product MASSDEDYKYWDAKNMLDLYLHDYLVKKKLHKTAAIFRKEADVASTSVAIDSFDGFLTEWWSVFYEIFASRQLKHQEAQPNSIVQAGQMTHNDLQNVYPIMPPLAKNQQRPEQYPVGPDNNKMLGRPPTFILPARMYDQQQQLRQPISNLTPTNLQQQTRNLGTQLVVTQNRKANSIAGANPTGVNQVPLDGWLSNLLMQTPNGARQFPTPTNQLQQNLLGQPLALTPANFYGRCLILPKTNLSGKGAQMMVQTKQIEERQDGHNRHPRQQLPDNGRKRRRLSDSRARGNILGSAEAEVDKPVDEVESFLSTVDDYISDNECTPLGTLKYRDSACRRTGQKGFTFQEIGCLHSSKSKVFCCQFSSNGKVLASAGHDKKVFFWNMESFDFNDSSEGHSSLITDVRFKPDSTILATSSFDRTLQIWDATKLTGHSTSASQNWGSWINQGASNHRLDHIVSDVIPTKSLFKLLGHAEQVMALDFHPRNGDVLCSCDSNDEIRLWNVNRGACIKVSKGATKQVRFQPQCGQLLATASGNSINVIDVENNSRIQFNLKGHAKQILSLCWDISGKYIASVSEDSARVWSLASGGNCMNELHSNGNKFQSCAFHPGYPELLMIGGYQSLELWNPIDDNKTQSISAHNGLISALAGSLETEMIASASHDRCVKLWK from the exons ATGGCTTCATCAGATGAAGATTACAAATACTGGGATGCTAAAAATAT GCTTGATTTGTACTTGCACGATTATTTGGTGAAAAAGAAGCTACATAAAACTGCTGCAATATTCAGAAAAGAAGCAGATGTTGCTTCAACTTCTGTAG CGATAGATTCATTTGATGGGTTTTTAACTGAATGGTGGTCAGTATTTTACGAAATTTTTGCGTCTAGGCAACTTAAGCATCAGGAGGCCCAACCAAACTCCATTGTTCAG gCTGGACAAATGACACACAACGACTTGCAAAATGTCTATCCAATTATGCCACCGTTGGCCAAAAATCAGCAGAGGCCAGAACAGTATCCTGTTGGCCCTgacaataataaaatgttGGGCCGCCCTCCTACTTTCATTCTGCCTGCAAGAATGTATGATCAACAGCAGCAACTTAGGCAGCCTATCAGCAACTTAACTCCTAC CAATCTCCAGCAGCAAACTAGGAATCTGGGTACACAGCTAGTTGTAACG CAGAATAGAAAGGCCAACAGCATCGCTGGAGCTAATCCTACGG GAGTCAATCAAGTGCCTTTGGACGGGTGGCTTTCAAATTTACTTATGCAGACACCAAACGGTGCGCGACAGTTTCCCACGCCAACAAACCAACTCCAACAGAATCTGTTGGGCCAGCCCTTGGCACTGACACCTGCTAATTTTTATGGTCGATGTCTGATACTTCCCAAGACTAATTTGAGTGGAAAAGGCGCACAG ATGATGGTCCAAACGAAGCAAATTGAAGAGCGCCAAGATGGTCATAATCGGCATCCGCGGCAGCAGTTACCAGAC AATGGAAGAAAGCGAAGAAGATTATCAGATTCAAGAGCCAGAGGCAACATTTTG GGTAGTGCGGAGGCTGAAGTCGATAAACCTGTGGATGAAGTCGAATCCTTTCTGTCTACTGTTGATGATTACATAAGCGACAATGAATGCACTCCTCTTGGCACTTTGAAATATCGTGATTCAGCTTGTAGAAGAACTGGTCAGAAAG GCTTTACCTTTCAAGAGATTGGTTGCCTTCACTCGAGCAAAAGCAAGGTGTTTTGCTGCCAATTTTCATCTAACGGGAAAGTATTAGCCAGTGCTGGACATGACAAGAAG GTTTTCTTTTGGAATATGgaaagttttgattttaatgaTTCATCAGAAGGACATTCTTCTCTAATTACAGATGTTCGATTTAAACCAGATTCAACTATACTCGCCACATCTTCCTTTGATAGAACACTGCAAATATGGGATGCAACCAAA TTAACGGGTCATTCTACTTCTGCAAGTCAAAATTGGGGCTCTTGGATTAACCAAGGAGCTTCAAATCACAGGCTGGATCACATTGTGTCTGATGTCATT CCGACCAAATCATTGTTTAAGCTTCTTGGGCATGCTGAACAAGTGATGGCATTGGATTTTCATCCAAGAAACGGGGACGTCCTTTGTTCATGCGACAGTAATGATGAGATCCGATTATGGAATGTCAACCGTGGTGCTTGCATAAAAGTCTCTAAG GGAGCCACTAAACAAGTCAGATTCCAGCCTCAATGTGGCCAGTTATTGGCTACTGCCTCTGGAAATAGTATCAATGTAATCGATGTTGAGAATAATAGCCGCATCCAATTCAACTTGAAG GGTCATGCGAAACAAATCCTGTCACTTTGCTGGGATATCAGTGGAAAATATATTGCATCTGTCAGTGAAGATAGTGCACGAGTGTGGTCACTTGCATCGGGTGGAAATTGCATGAACGAGTTGCATTCAAATGGCAACAAGTTCCAATCATGCGCCTTTCATCCTGGATATCCGGAACTCCTGATGATTGGTGGTTACCAG TCCCTTGAGCTGTGGAATCCAATAGATGATAATAAGACACAATCAATCTCAGCACATAATGGGTTAATTTCTGCACTGGCTGGTTCACTGGAGACTGAAATGATTGCATCAGCAAGCCATGACCGGTGTGTCAAGTTATGGAAATGA
- the LOC8258453 gene encoding transcriptional corepressor LEUNIG_HOMOLOG isoform X3 has translation MASSDEDYKYWDAKNMLDLYLHDYLVKKKLHKTAAIFRKEADVASTSVAIDSFDGFLTEWWSVFYEIFASRQLKHQEAQPNSIVQAGQMTHNDLQNVYPIMPPLAKNQQRPEQYPVGPDNNKMLGRPPTFILPARMYDQQQQLRQPISNLTPTNLQQQTRNLGTQLVVTQNRKANSIAGANPTGVNQVPLDGWLSNLLMQTPNGARQFPTPTNQLQQNLLGQPLALTPANFYGRCLILPKTNLSGKGAQMMVQTKQIEERQDGHNRHPRQQLPDNGRKRRRLSDSRARGNILGSAEAEVDKPVDEVESFLSTVDDYISDNECTPLGTLKYRDSACRRTGQKGFTFQEIGCLHSSKSKVFCCQFSSNGKVLASAGHDKKVFFWNMESFDFNDSSEGHSSLITDVRFKPDSTILATSSFDRTLQIWDATKPTKSLFKLLGHAEQVMALDFHPRNGDVLCSCDSNDEIRLWNVNRGACIKVSKGATKQVRFQPQCGQLLATASGNSINVIDVENNSRIQFNLKGHAKQILSLCWDISGKYIASVSEDSARVWSLASGGNCMNELHSNGNKFQSCAFHPGYPELLMIGGYQSLELWNPIDDNKTQSISAHNGLISALAGSLETEMIASASHDRCVKLWK, from the exons ATGGCTTCATCAGATGAAGATTACAAATACTGGGATGCTAAAAATAT GCTTGATTTGTACTTGCACGATTATTTGGTGAAAAAGAAGCTACATAAAACTGCTGCAATATTCAGAAAAGAAGCAGATGTTGCTTCAACTTCTGTAG CGATAGATTCATTTGATGGGTTTTTAACTGAATGGTGGTCAGTATTTTACGAAATTTTTGCGTCTAGGCAACTTAAGCATCAGGAGGCCCAACCAAACTCCATTGTTCAG gCTGGACAAATGACACACAACGACTTGCAAAATGTCTATCCAATTATGCCACCGTTGGCCAAAAATCAGCAGAGGCCAGAACAGTATCCTGTTGGCCCTgacaataataaaatgttGGGCCGCCCTCCTACTTTCATTCTGCCTGCAAGAATGTATGATCAACAGCAGCAACTTAGGCAGCCTATCAGCAACTTAACTCCTAC CAATCTCCAGCAGCAAACTAGGAATCTGGGTACACAGCTAGTTGTAACG CAGAATAGAAAGGCCAACAGCATCGCTGGAGCTAATCCTACGG GAGTCAATCAAGTGCCTTTGGACGGGTGGCTTTCAAATTTACTTATGCAGACACCAAACGGTGCGCGACAGTTTCCCACGCCAACAAACCAACTCCAACAGAATCTGTTGGGCCAGCCCTTGGCACTGACACCTGCTAATTTTTATGGTCGATGTCTGATACTTCCCAAGACTAATTTGAGTGGAAAAGGCGCACAG ATGATGGTCCAAACGAAGCAAATTGAAGAGCGCCAAGATGGTCATAATCGGCATCCGCGGCAGCAGTTACCAGAC AATGGAAGAAAGCGAAGAAGATTATCAGATTCAAGAGCCAGAGGCAACATTTTG GGTAGTGCGGAGGCTGAAGTCGATAAACCTGTGGATGAAGTCGAATCCTTTCTGTCTACTGTTGATGATTACATAAGCGACAATGAATGCACTCCTCTTGGCACTTTGAAATATCGTGATTCAGCTTGTAGAAGAACTGGTCAGAAAG GCTTTACCTTTCAAGAGATTGGTTGCCTTCACTCGAGCAAAAGCAAGGTGTTTTGCTGCCAATTTTCATCTAACGGGAAAGTATTAGCCAGTGCTGGACATGACAAGAAG GTTTTCTTTTGGAATATGgaaagttttgattttaatgaTTCATCAGAAGGACATTCTTCTCTAATTACAGATGTTCGATTTAAACCAGATTCAACTATACTCGCCACATCTTCCTTTGATAGAACACTGCAAATATGGGATGCAACCAAA CCGACCAAATCATTGTTTAAGCTTCTTGGGCATGCTGAACAAGTGATGGCATTGGATTTTCATCCAAGAAACGGGGACGTCCTTTGTTCATGCGACAGTAATGATGAGATCCGATTATGGAATGTCAACCGTGGTGCTTGCATAAAAGTCTCTAAG GGAGCCACTAAACAAGTCAGATTCCAGCCTCAATGTGGCCAGTTATTGGCTACTGCCTCTGGAAATAGTATCAATGTAATCGATGTTGAGAATAATAGCCGCATCCAATTCAACTTGAAG GGTCATGCGAAACAAATCCTGTCACTTTGCTGGGATATCAGTGGAAAATATATTGCATCTGTCAGTGAAGATAGTGCACGAGTGTGGTCACTTGCATCGGGTGGAAATTGCATGAACGAGTTGCATTCAAATGGCAACAAGTTCCAATCATGCGCCTTTCATCCTGGATATCCGGAACTCCTGATGATTGGTGGTTACCAG TCCCTTGAGCTGTGGAATCCAATAGATGATAATAAGACACAATCAATCTCAGCACATAATGGGTTAATTTCTGCACTGGCTGGTTCACTGGAGACTGAAATGATTGCATCAGCAAGCCATGACCGGTGTGTCAAGTTATGGAAATGA
- the LOC8258454 gene encoding B3 domain-containing transcription factor LEC2 (The RefSeq protein has 2 substitutions compared to this genomic sequence), translating to MDSFQNSQFSSIRRPLCYSSTSSNSSTQTYHCPAEDNMPTTPFQSPHFQQEYRPEQAGQNSTSAFSMCPYWLSQNGTEIQTWLLQQNGLSIDQGKKVLDAYKTKIARNKRKLARQRSLSRNSSSSANSIQVDTRRLAFNMQDSQSTSKRDLYKFCTPDNKKLRVLLRKDLKTSDVGSLGRIVLPKREAEENLPILSDKEGILVAIRDVCSTKEWSLKYKYWSNNKSRMYVLENTGDFVKQNGMRIGDSLTLYEDESKKLYFSVKKVEALEAEPSCKQHATNQNYIYIPHTYQARDEEEASLALLIEQLKHKEQQEEVNSLVTLSMDIAPYRHKEEEKNYGPFNNLTSISIYPQSTAAAMAIQPSSSAHSTMRVVDDHYIDDFYTALDVLPDVNRYNFSL from the exons ATGGATTCTTTCCAGAATTCCCAGTTCTCTTCTATCCGTAGACCACTGTGCTACTCCTCAACATCTTCTAACTCATCCACTCAGACTTACCATTGTCCAGCAGAAGACAACATGCCAACAACTCCTTTTCAGAGCCCTCATTTTCAACAAGAATACCGTCCAGAGCAGGCTGGCCAGAACTCAACATCAGCATTTTCAATGTGTCCTTACTGGTTAAGTCAGAATGGGACTGAAATTCAAACATGGCTTTTACAACAAAATGGGTTGTCGATAGATCAAGGAAAGAAAGTTCTTGATGCATACAAGACCAAGATTGCAAGGAATAAGCGGAAATTGGCACGCCAAAGGAGCCTTAGCAGAAACTCTTCTTCTAGTGCTAATTCAATTCAAGTGGATACAAGGAGATTGGCATTCAATATGCAAGACAGCCAAAGCACCAGTAAGAGAGATCTCTATAAATTCTGCACCCCAGATAACAAG AAACTAAGAGTGTTGCTGAGGAAGGACTTAAAGACCAGTGATGTTGGTTCTCTTGGGAGGATTGTCCTTCCAAAG AGAGAGGCAGAGGAAAATCTTCCTATCCTCTCTGATAAAGAAGGTATCCTAGTTGCAATCAGAGATGTATGCTCTACAAAAGAGTGGAGCTTGAAGTACAA ATATTGGTCTAACAACAAAAGTAGAATGTATGTTCTCGAAAACACAG GAGATTTTGTGAAGCAAAATGGGATGAGGATTGGAGATTCCCTTACACTTTACGAGGATGAGAGCAAGAAACTC TATTTTTCCATCAAGAAGGTTGAAGAACTAGAAGCTGAGCCATCGTGCAAACAACACGCTACAAACCAAAACTACATATACATACCACATACATACCAGGCtagagatgaagaagaagcatCATTAGCACTACTTATAGAACAACTTAAACATAAAGAACAGCAAGAAGAAGTTAACAGCCTTGTGACTTTGTCTATGGATATTGCTCCTTATAGACACAAAGAGGAAGAGAAGAATTATGGTCCATTCAACAATCTCACCAGCATAAGCATCTATCCCCAATCGACAGCTGCAGCCATGGCCATACAACCCTCGTCTTCAGCACACAGTACAATGAGAGTTGTAGATGATCACTACATTGATGACTTCTATACTGCCCTTGATGTTCTTCCTGATGTCAATAGgtataatttttctctttga
- the LOC8258455 gene encoding uncharacterized protein LOC8258455: MEEKHQDISSAKAVLLGALASGVNGPTWNALKSAFLLLGLCLAVMLGLAFSSSDSLLVLHVGFLVLITATLFLLLSWFLSQIGLVSVEHQMREMDLVPNDHNE; the protein is encoded by the exons atggaAGAGAAGCATCAGGACATTTCATCAGCAAAAGCTGTCTTATTAGGAGCTCTAGCTTCTGGTGTCAAC GGTCCTACATGGAATGCACTAAAATCTGCGTTTTTGTTACTGGGTCTATGCCTTGCTGTTATGCTTGGTTTAGCCTTCTCTTCAAGTGACTCTTTATTGGTACTTCATGTTGGGTTTCTTGTTCTAATCACTGCCACCCTATTTTTACTACTTAGCTg GTTTCTTTCTCAGATTGGTCTGGTTTCAGTGGAACATCAAATGCGAGAAATGGACTTGGTCCCAAATGATCATAATGAATGA